A stretch of DNA from Vanacampus margaritifer isolate UIUO_Vmar chromosome 1, RoL_Vmar_1.0, whole genome shotgun sequence:
TTCCACCTTGGAAAATGAACTGTTCAAATAAACAAGTAAAAGCCCAAAATTAACACGACATTGCTGCACACGATTGACCGATTATGTCTGTGTCAAATAGAGGGACAATAGGTAGACTTGAGAACTTGACTATGTAGCAAGAGGAATGTAAGCTGCTCATACGCCCTCAGGATCTGAAGCTGCCCATCGTCGGCTCTCAGATTGTTGGTTTGATTCCTCTGAAAGCTCTTCTGGATGCTGCAGACTTCTACATTGCCAGGGAAGAACTCTTCATCGTGGAAGAGGAGCATAAAGTGCGGCTGGTGAGGAAAGCTCAACATCAAGAGTTCTGTTACATGACTCTTCAGGGTTCTAACCTTTTAAGCCTTGCGTTTGTGGTCAGGTGATCAGCAAGCTGGGCCTCGACTCACTGGGTCCGTTCAAAGCCAAGGAGCGGATAATTGAGTGAGTTTCAACTCCTCTCAAAGTCTAACGCGTGAAATGTGTAAAACTATAACACTCCTTTgcttacgtttaaaaaaaacaactactttGTTACATTCACTCGCTTCATTTGTTTGGCACACTGCACAAAAAGCTCatgtagagattttttttactgtcaaatgTACACGTTTTGATAATTTGGCACAATGAAAACAACTTCTATGCATACAAAATAGTTTACTTCTTTTATTGACTTAGTGCAGCACTGAAAATGATGGCTCAGGTTTTCATGCTATCAAAACAATGTGTTCCCATTACTTTGCTAACAaactgactaaataaaaaaataaaataaaataaaaaacgtaccTGTACCGGTCcggtattttgttgttgttgttgttgatgttgttttttcagatagatttttttttttttgtaactcccATTTGCTGGTAAAAATTTAAGGCTGGCACAAGACAACATCATTTTCAGAACTCACACCATTAAACAATTCTTTTAAAGtcactgtaaagtgaaaataccACAGGGAAGACTGCTGTGACcaaccctgccaaatttgaatgattaaaaaaaaatggtcgagtctataaaatgaggcttcaaaatcatgaaaaatcaagCTCATAACTCCACTCTCAGATGCTGTAGATGTttccacatacacatacatttctACGACCTGGCAAAATAGATACTTTATTTAGCAACCTCCTTGTGctgcaaaaatataaatctAGGGCcataggtgctagctagcatagCCTATAGCCATAGATTGTTGGAATACATCGCACCGGGTTGGCGCAACAAGGTGCTCTAATGTGGCAACGCCAGTGGACTATCCGTAGGGGTAGGGAAGATGCGTTTTCTGCGTGCATGctaaactagctagctaactgcctgaaaatgtcaaaaacagtTACTGTATATATCTCCAACTGAGTAGTACAAAAttctataaaatataatataaagtaaacaaatctctgaattcacttttcAGGGTCTTTAAGTACAGAAATGACGTTAgggttgggtttaaaaaaatcgaataatcgatattgaatcgattttcctttcaagcccgatatcgattcataaaaccaaaaatcaattattttatctATCTctattttcccataaattatcaagaaaatagaattttaaaggccaatttttttgtatcttactgtattcttgaaatgtactgttcacattagtttaaaattatttttcttacatcTATGAAAGACCTGACATTTTGCACTTTAAGAAAATTCTGAAtctaaatttatatttacaatcattgaatttgaattatgaaaatattttcatttcatccttgctgatgtcaatgtttatgTAACACTTACGGGATTTTAACAcctgttactttcattaataaactaaatcatttgaccagttactgcctccgcaaaattgactttggaatgGAATATTTGTGGacttttttatcatgtccttgacatttaataaTACTTGATGTACCATAATTATTCAATAtgggattgaattgaagtgaatcgtatcaggaaaaatccaaatcaaattgaactgaactcttgtgaatccaaatcgaatcgattgaggaaattagaatcgatactcAGCCCGAAATGAAGTATTTGTCACTTCTGTCCACCAACAGGTACATGGTGAGGTCGCAGGACGACGGCCGCCTGGCGTCTCTTTCCTTGCAGCAGTTTGTTCGCAGCGTTGGCGCTCGGACGGCTGCCCCTGGCGGAGGCTCGGTCTCTGCCGCCGTGGCTGCTCTGGTAACTTTGTCATATGACAATACATTGTCACTTGGCTAACCCTCGTCATTGTGGTGACAGTTTTTGTGTGCTGCAGGGAGCAGCACTGGGCGCCATGGTGGGCCAGATGACATATGGCAAGAGGCAGTTTGAAGCTGTGGACGGCGTGATGAGGAAACTGATTCCTCCGTTTCATCACGCCATGAACGAGCTGCTGGAAATGGTGGACACTGACTCGTCTGCCTTCAACAGCTACATGGTCTCACTTTCTACGTCTGATTTAACCCTctaattttttacaatttagtgCTCTTTCAGAACTCTCTGGTTTTATGCTTCATATCAACTCTGTTTTCATTCTAGGCAGCGCTGAAGATGCCCAAAAATTCTAAGGAGGAAGTAAAAAGGTACACACCCTTGCGAGACAAACTACAAGTTTGACTTGGAAATATTTCATTTGGACGGTGTGTCATGCCCTGACAGGCGTGAGGTAGCCTTGCAGGAGGGCCTGAAACAAGCAGTCGGTGTCCCGTTGTCTCTGGCTGAGAAGATCAGCACCCTCTGGCCATCACTTCAAGAACTTGTCTTATACGGGAACATCAGCTGCAAATCCGATATTCAGGTGGGAAAAATCGGTCTTCTCATGACATTTTTGAGCTGGAAGCCTCTGAGTATTATCTGTGTGGCTTTCAGGTTGCAGTAAAAGCGTTGGAGACGGCAGTTTTCGGGGCCTACTACAACGTTATCATCAACCTTCAAGACGTCACTGAGGACAGTTTCAAGATGGAGGTAGGTTTACATGTGTCATTTGAATGAGCTTCATGGTGTCTTGTTCTATAAGTTTAGCCCTCTTCTTTACCACTGTAGTATGTGTGGTAAATTTCTTTAACCTTCTTTATGCCCGCCCCTACGGCCGTTTTTCAATATTAGACTATATAATAGACTTGTATATACTTCCATGATAGCAGCACAAAATGCACCGTGGGATATTTTCCTAGTCAAGCCTTCACAAGTATTCAACAAATGCATCCTTGGTTTAAGCTAGTTGACAAGAACAGCATCCGAGTATTCCGTGAGTTCTTGGTTGACTCGTACTTTCAATCCGAACGGAACTTGGGCCGCGAGTGATGACGTTTCATGAGAGGATGTAAGAACGGACAAGGCAAATTGAGAACTGTTTAGATGCTAGTACCTACAACCAcaactgtagaaaaaaaacgaCATCTTATCAGCAGTTTTGAGGGTCAAATGTAATCGGTTACAGTTACAAGTCAtccaatgaagatgatgatgcgtgacatcaactgcaaaatgaactttgatctcagtcacaagtttagccgtgtatatgttgtgtatgatgtttaaatagtgaattggtgggaggaagatttgtatggaaggtgtaactcacattatggttgtaggctagccgGCTAgcgagcaagaagaagaagctagCAAGTAGCATGCCACTGGATCCTTagctcaaacttttgctccgagtaaattcccgcgaataccggtcgccatttcctcctcccgtctgtGAAGcattttcaaactgcccgcgtgtggaggacacgactagtcagttcgttcgttcccacctccccgacatgtagcaacggtcccactcgcgcgggcgtgcatgcgctctctctcactctgtccttctctctctctctctctctctctctctctctctctctctctctctctctctctcatcgtaaaAATTGTAGtgcctcgaagtaatccccatttttaataaatatacctgtaatctgattacatgtttttttcctgtaactgtaatggaatagttactttttttgtaatctgattacgtaacggcggtacatgtattccgttactccccaagcctacTTATCAGTATATCTGTCAACCTTTCAGTTCAATTCAGAAGTAACCACGTCACTTTCTCGCAACCTCAAAGTACATTGGCACCTACTTACAAATTATGAAATGGTCATTAAGTTGATCTCAGTTACCTGACTTCCCGTTCTGTCTTGCAGACTCAGTCCAGAGTGTCGGCATTGTTACAGGAGGCAAGAAGTTGCGCCACAACCATCCTTGAAGATGCCGACAAGCGGACATGAGCCTGCCCGTCTGATTCTAACGAAAAATGGTGTTGAGCAAATCCCCCAAAAACTTGTGATGGCAGATGATGGCTAACATGTTTGACCACAAGTCAATAAAAAGTCTTTGCTCTGGGTCAGTTCGTCTAAGAGCCATTACTTGGTTCCCCTCCTCGTTTCCATGCGTCTGTTTGTCAGGGATATTCAAGGCCACGGGAAGGGCTAATGGCGCCACGTGTTCCATTAGAGGAAAAGGTATTTTAGGAGGAAAGGGATGTATGGCCTTTAAAAGAAGTGGAAAACATTCTAAATGGTACACGTGCGTGTTACAGTTCAGGTCCAGTGTTTGTTATTACTTTGATAGGCCTACTGAGAACTTTTATGAGCTTGCCGTTATACaacatttttgaagaattgGAAACATTATCCTGCTTCAAACAACTAATCATGACCTCTTTCACAAAACGCGACCAACTTTATTACTGCGTAGGTAGTTGTATGCCTCGGAGCTTTTGAGATTGCTCATGGCCTCACTGTCAAGCAAGCGCTCATGAGTTCACAAAGTTGCTAAAAACACGCGACTGTACGTTGTCGCTGGACACTTTTTGACGTCGTCCTCTTATTTGGTTACATAAGTAGGTAGCGTGATTGAAAGGTTTTCATTTATAAGCTGTGACAACTATTCACACATTGTTTACGTCTACAGAAAGTGGAGTTGCGCAGTTACCATGTATAAAATACCAGTTCCGGTTCATACTGGAAGTCGCGCCCATAATTTATGCAAAGGCTCAACGGGCCATGTTTAGTAATATGCAAAGGCATGTaaaagcagtgtttcccaaaccatattaatacttgggcgggccacccaagtaaactggccagtGGCCACCACCCAataagttttcaagaaaattgttgttgtttttttaaataacatatatatatatatactgtatatatatattttttttaaaacgtgtcGCGAccggatataccgcatgtaatgtCAGTTCGCCATCACTTTTATGGATCgcgaggctagaggagacgtagtaacaggactgtgACCACCAAATTAACACCCACCCCGCCCCCCGgcgtccacccacccaagtacatttcaaatctgtgggaaacactaaaaaaaaagatacaaaaattCTTGctaattaaattcaaataaacaatCGTTGACCCAGTCCGTCAAATCAAAACCGATTTTCCgattcaaatagtttttttacTACACccctaaaagaaaaaagtaaaataacgtCTTAAAATATCACGTACGAGGGAAACATAACTTCAAATGAACAGAATATGTATAAAGGAGGAAAGATTCTGTGTTTCAATTAGTTGGGTGAGGGTGTGGAACATTTTAGTAGCACTTCCAGGATGTAAAGATTGAAGAATATTTCAGTTTGAAAGTGAATTTGAAAATCTCCTAAGCAAAATGGTGAACCCTGCAGAGGCATGGCCAATCTTATTGAGCGATGCTGAGCCTGCAGACAAAAGGACGCCGTGGCAGCAGGTGTGCAGGCGTGTAACCGTACACCTCGGTTTGCAGGTTAAAATCCCACTGACGACATAGCAGCCTGGTGTTAATCTACGCAATACAATATTTGACATTTACCGCACAACAGCAAATGGGCTTTTTTCATAACTTGTTTGGTTTCCATGATAAAGTGAAGCCCGTTAGTGATGCTTTTGCACATGGTC
This window harbors:
- the ftcd gene encoding formimidoyltransferase-cyclodeaminase, with translation MAAELVECVPNFSEGKNQEVIDAISAAISSTPGCTLLDVDPGASTNRTVYTFVGSPEAVVEGALNAARQAFSLIDMSRHSGEHPRMGALDVCPFIPVQNVTMEDCVRCANIFGQKLADMLHVPVFLYGEAARSEARRSLPSLRAGEYEALADKLKQKEWAPDFGPATFVASWGATVTGARKFLVAYNVNVIGTKEQAHRIALDIREQGRGKDQPGLLKKVQAIGWYLDEANIAQVSTNILDFELTPLHCVYEEICKDGEDLKLPIVGSQIVGLIPLKALLDAADFYIAREELFIVEEEHKVRLVISKLGLDSLGPFKAKERIIEYMVRSQDDGRLASLSLQQFVRSVGARTAAPGGGSVSAAVAALGAALGAMVGQMTYGKRQFEAVDGVMRKLIPPFHHAMNELLEMVDTDSSAFNSYMAALKMPKNSKEEVKRREVALQEGLKQAVGVPLSLAEKISTLWPSLQELVLYGNISCKSDIQVAVKALETAVFGAYYNVIINLQDVTEDSFKMETQSRVSALLQEARSCATTILEDADKRT